In Trichocoleus sp. FACHB-46, one genomic interval encodes:
- a CDS encoding ParA family protein, translating into MPNQMRLAIMTGAGGVGKTTLAVNLGYEVARQGRKVAIFDLDPQGSINVACRLNKTPAPKATTAWLYSGFFDGTYTLTPVWEQHVKNLEVFQGGSALFKVMPSFSQTGGSKLLKEALSDYPVPHDLIIFDCPATLEQIPKSALIAATHLLVPLMPDAKAIDGTRVLLDWYAANVQELQLSPPPAFLGFAINNVEDGAEHQRLSKELPPRYEARGYRVFPPIKHYTAFTNAWSEAVPLRVHRATHPALEPIEVIAQAILQEMKGSKRGKARSARRG; encoded by the coding sequence GTCTTGCCATAATGACTGGGGCTGGAGGGGTGGGAAAAACCACTTTGGCAGTGAATCTAGGATACGAAGTCGCTCGCCAAGGGCGTAAAGTGGCTATCTTCGACCTAGACCCCCAAGGTTCCATTAATGTTGCTTGTCGCCTGAATAAAACACCCGCACCCAAAGCAACCACTGCCTGGCTTTACTCGGGTTTCTTTGATGGCACCTACACCTTGACTCCCGTTTGGGAGCAACACGTCAAAAACTTAGAAGTCTTTCAAGGAGGTAGCGCCCTCTTTAAAGTAATGCCTAGCTTTAGCCAGACAGGAGGCAGCAAGTTACTAAAGGAAGCACTTTCTGACTATCCAGTTCCTCACGACTTAATTATCTTTGACTGCCCAGCAACCTTAGAGCAAATTCCCAAGTCCGCTTTAATTGCTGCAACTCACCTGTTGGTTCCTTTGATGCCTGATGCAAAGGCAATCGATGGGACCCGAGTATTATTAGACTGGTATGCTGCCAATGTACAGGAGCTGCAACTCTCTCCACCCCCAGCATTTTTAGGGTTTGCTATCAATAATGTAGAAGACGGAGCAGAACATCAAAGGCTCTCCAAAGAATTACCGCCTCGATATGAAGCGCGAGGCTATCGAGTATTTCCGCCCATTAAACACTACACAGCCTTTACAAATGCTTGGTCAGAAGCAGTTCCGCTCCGGGTTCATCGAGCAACCCACCCAGCGTTAGAACCTATCGAAGTTATTGCTCAAGCGATTTTACAAGAAA